From Elephas maximus indicus isolate mEleMax1 chromosome 1, mEleMax1 primary haplotype, whole genome shotgun sequence, a single genomic window includes:
- the LOC126057174 gene encoding 60S ribosomal protein L31-like, with the protein MVLRTAKVEQQIRLGTTAPAKKDGEMKSHSVLNEAVTREGTINIPRCLRGVGFKKRAPWALKESQKFAMKGMGTPDVHSDTRLNKALWAKGIRNIPYSTHVWLSRKHNEHADSPNKLSTLVTYVPVTTVKHLQSMRMKTVNSQVKIQNRKKDTESIKSNGNWTLVSQA; encoded by the exons ATGGTTTTGAGAACTGCGAAGGTGGAACAACAGATACGGCTAG GTACAACAGCTCCCGCAAAGAAGGATGGAGAGATGAAGAGTCATTCTGTTCTCAACGAAGCGGTGACCAGAGAGGGCACCATCAACATTCCCAGGTGCCTTCGTGGAGTGGGCTTCAAGAAGCGTGCCCCTTGGGCACTCAAGGAGAGCCAGAAATTTGCCATGAAGGGGATGGGAACGCCAGATGTGCACAGTGACACTAGGCTCAACAAAGCTCTCTGGGCCAAAGGAATAAGGAACATCCCATACTCTACCCATGTATGGTTGTCCAGAAAACATAATGAGCATGCAGATTCACCAAACAAGCTCTCTACATTGGTTACTTATGTACCTGTCACCACAGTCAAACACCTACAgtcaatgaggatgaaaacagttAATTCTCAAGTAAAGATACAAAACCGAAAAAAAGACACGGAGAGCATTAAAAGCAATGGCAACTGGACATTAGTGTCTCAAGCATAG